In a single window of the Antedon mediterranea chromosome 1, ecAntMedi1.1, whole genome shotgun sequence genome:
- the LOC140058658 gene encoding CMP-sialic acid transporter-like — protein sequence MADDVTLGFKLYILMVLTVNATAYILLVRYTRSRDGPMYYSTTTVMMTELSKLFLSLMILIKEHASIRGMIVDVYRNVFCKPSDTFKMCIPSVIYAIQNNLAFFALSNLDAATYQVTYQLKILTTAMFMVLMIGKSISRVQWGSLVLLFFGIALVQLDSANVKQGSHYNYTYGLVAILASCLCSGFAGVYFEKVLKGSDTSLWIRNVQMYLFGIVSAFVGVLTKDGANILENGFFYGYNNYIYLIIGMASIGGLYTSIVVKYTDNIIKGFSTAVSIVAAVVCSYFLFEAMFGRYFIMGSGLVMLAIYLYSLPKPAPPKPAQVQTV from the exons ATGGCAG atgatgtaacattagggttcaAACTGTACATTCTTATGGTGTTGACGGTCAATGCAACAGCCTACATACTCTTAGTGCGATACACCAGATCACGTGACGGACCGATGTACTACTCAACCACAACTGTCATGATGACAGAGCTGTCGAAGctctttctttctttaatgATCCTGATCAAGGAACACGCTAGCATTCGTGGCATGATTGTTGATGTCTATCGTAATGTATTCTGTAAACCTTCCGACACTTTTAAGATGTGCATTCCATCAGTTATTTATGCCATTCAAAATAACTTAGCATTTTTTGCTCTTTCCAACTTGGATGCGGCCACATATCAG GTTACATACCAGCTAAAGATTCTAACCACTGCTATGTTTATGGTTTTAATGATCGGTAAATCAATTAGCCGTGTGCAGTGGGGGTCGCTGGTCTTGTTATTTTTCGGTATTGCGCTTGTTCAATTAGATTCAGCAAATGTCAAGCAAGGTTCACATTACAACTACACGTATGGACTGGTGGCTATCCTTGCGTCATGTCTATGCTCAGGTTTTGCAG GTGTATATTTTGAGAAGGTACTGAAAGGGTCTGATACCTCACTGTGGATACGTAATGTTCAGATGTACTTGTTTGGTATCGTAAGTGCTTTCGTAGGCGTCTTGACAAAAGATGGAGCCAACATTCTGGAAAATGGTTTTTTCTATgggtataataattatatttacctAATTATAG GTATGGCTAGTATAGGTGGATTGTATACATCAATTGTAGTCAAGTACACAGATAACATCATCAAAGGGTTTTCAACTGCAGTGTCTATCGTAGCAGCGGTTGTTTGTTCTTACTTTTTGTTTGAAGCAATGTTTGGTCGATACTTTATAATGGGTTCTGGATTAGTCATGCTAGCCATTTACTTGTATAGTTTACCAAAACCTGCGCCACCGAAACCTGCCCAAGTTCAGACTGTTTAA
- the LOC140058683 gene encoding uncharacterized protein produces the protein MAEVHETEEEEYGSDDDIFYSVPKPYLFEPQYSPTEIERRRKEKNNSAVAPLPTALVSRLNDSFWCTCGFCTPMATEDECVCCNEVQQTLSLLERERPTTTPMEKDDDLLLRCITSHCDLEAHLNTSVLTTFFRSHRHNWKQFPKPRGLHGQLNNEQYRLVAYRVVLQWILQGEKLGYKNRMVLPACLVKKIREKFPSPDGTYKGFSWPATDDA, from the exons ATGGCTGAAGTGCATGAAACAGAAGAAGAAGAGTATGGAAGTGACGAcgatattttttattctgttccaaaaccatatttatttgaaccACAATACTCACCAACCGAGATAGAGCGCAGAAGAAAGGAGAAGAATAATAGTGCAGTTGCACCCCTGCCAACAGCTTTAGTAAGTAGACTGAATGACAGTTTTTGGTGTACATGTGGTTTTTGTACACCAATGGCAACGGAAGACGAATGTGTATGTTGCAATGAAGTTCAACAAACATTGTCTTTGTTAGAGAGAGAGAGGCCTACTACAACTCCAATGGAAAAAGATGACGATTTATTATTACGGTGCATTACATCTCATTGTGATCTTGAAGCACACTTAAATACAAGTgttttgacaacattttttcGAAGTCATCGACACAACTGGAAACAATTTCCGAAACCAAGGGGCCTACATGGCCAACTAAATAATGA aCAATACCGCCTTGTAGCTTACAGAGTTGTACTACAATGGATTCTACAAGGTGAAAAACTAGGCTACAAGAACAGAATGGTATTGCCAGCTTGTTTGGTCAAGAAAATTAGAGAAAAGTTTCCTTCACCTGATGGAACATACAAAGGTTTTTCTTGGCCTGCTACTGATGATGCATAA